The proteins below come from a single Benincasa hispida cultivar B227 chromosome 4, ASM972705v1, whole genome shotgun sequence genomic window:
- the LOC120076165 gene encoding uncharacterized protein LOC120076165 codes for MFTLPCKVGDRIITHAMLDLGASINVTPFHVHEDLADRLYIQPLDIVEDLLLRVGELIFLVDFYILKLDEPYSTTSSNILLGRPFMETAKTRIDVDKGSLLVEFDGEVKSFNIYDAMKFPEEYLYLCSIDTCDMFDEFLFSIDENLDCLVAPSIDHDDDDSLIDSFFTSNDFDLNDNSSNNDVVESQVQGIELKALPSHLKYVFLGEDKAFSVIKSRELTSFQECSLVETLKDHKKEIG; via the coding sequence ATGTTTACCTTGCCATGTAAAGTAGGAGATAGAATTATCACTCATGCTATGCTAGATTTAGGTGCTTCAATAAACGTCACGCCTTTTCATGTTCATGAAGACCTAGCAGATAGGTTATACATACAACCTCTAGACATAGTAGAAGATCTTTTGTTGAGAGTTGGAGAATTAATCTTTCTAGTCGATTTTTACATTTTGAAATTGGATGAACCATACTCTACTACTTCTTCTAATATTTTACTTGGTAGACCCTTCATGGAAACTGCAAAAACTAGAATTGACGTAGATAAGGGGTCTTTATTAGTAGAATTTGATGGAGAGGTAAAATCCTTCAACATTTatgatgccatgaaatttccagAGGAGTATTTATATCTTTGTTCCATAGATACATGCGACATGTTTGAtgaatttttgttttctattgatgaaaatttggattgTTTGGTTGCCCCCTCCATTGATCATGATGATGATGACTCTTTGATTGACTCTTTCTTTACTTCGAATgattttgatttgaatgataATTCTTCTAATAATGATGTTGTGGAATCTCAGGTACAGGGGATCGAGCTTAAAGCTCTCCCTTCTCACCTTAAATATGTTTTCTTAGGAGAAGATAAAGCCTTTTCTGTGATCAAATCTAGAGAACTTACATCTTTTCAAGAATGCTCACTAGTAGAAACATTGAAGGACCACAAGAAAGAAATTGGTTAG